The following is a genomic window from Candidatus Methylomirabilis lanthanidiphila.
CCTGCGCCGGCAGAAAGGAAGGTTGAGCCCTCCGGCAGTCCTTGCAGCCACGGCACAATCATTTGGTGCAAGGCGTCATAGCTTGGGCAAAAGAGACGAATCCTGCGGTCGTACTTCGCCGCGAGACTTTCGTCAAAGTGTGTTGTTACGTCGAATTGTTCAGATGGCTGAGTCATGTGATGTCTAATGCCCCGGTTCAGCGCCGTCCGCTGGAACCGGTTGTTGGGCCGCTCACTCGGCGGTGCGACCAAACGAGCGGTACCGACAAATCACGGCTGGAGTTCGATCTCTCCGGGTCGCCAGGTCTTGTTGAACCAAGGCTCCAACGGACCGTAGAGGCGCAGGATCATGAACCAGCCCTTGCCCGGAATCGTCTGTACCCAGTTCTTCTCCATGCCGGGCGGGGCCTTGGGGCCGAACCAGACGTCCACCGAGCCGTCGGCATTGGTTTTGAAGCCCTTGTCCTGGCTGCTCACGCTGGGCGCCTGCTGGTCGGTCTGCAGCATCGAGCGCGTCTGGTTGTCGTAGACGATCACCGACCAGAAGTCCTTCACCGGGATGTTCGGTGGCAGGCGCAGCTTGTACGTCTTGCCGCCGTCGAAGGGGTTGCCCTTCGAGTCCAGAGAGGCCCACGGGTACTGTGAGCCCTGGCCGACCATTTTCTTTTCCATCGCCGGCGTCACGCCGGTGGCGAAATAATAGAAGAAGGCAACTCCATCCAGGTTGGCAACGCCGGGGGCGACTTCGAACTTG
Proteins encoded in this region:
- the cmoA_2 gene encoding tRNA (cmo5U34)-methyltransferase translates to MTQPSEQFDVTTHFDESLAAKYDRRIRLFCPSYDALHQMIVPWLQGLPEGSTFLSAGAGTGAEIVTLGKWFPSWHFVAVDVSADMLSACRHKATEAKMGRRSSLF